A stretch of Paracoccus sp. N5 DNA encodes these proteins:
- the mazG gene encoding nucleoside triphosphate pyrophosphohydrolase: protein MAEDKAPVIHPALLQEANDRTGIDRLLAIMAALRDPQTGCPWDIEQDFASIAPYTIEEAHEVADAIAREAWDELPGELGDLLLQVVFHARMAEEAGLFAFADVVDKVTAKMIDRHPHIFGDESRDKSAEQQIRDWEAIKARERAAKAEKGVLDGVALGLPGLTRAVKLQNRAARVGFDWLGPEDVLAKLAEETRELVEARDSADHAHLTEEFGDLMFVMANLARHLKIDPEEALRGANAKFTRRFQSVEAALAAEGRRPEDSDLAEMDALWDRAKAAERA, encoded by the coding sequence ATGGCTGAGGACAAGGCGCCGGTGATCCATCCGGCCCTGCTGCAAGAGGCAAATGACAGGACCGGGATCGACCGGCTGCTTGCCATCATGGCGGCGCTGCGCGACCCACAGACCGGCTGCCCCTGGGACATCGAGCAGGATTTCGCCTCGATCGCGCCCTATACGATCGAAGAGGCGCATGAGGTCGCCGATGCCATCGCCCGCGAAGCCTGGGACGAATTGCCGGGCGAGCTGGGCGATCTGCTCTTGCAGGTGGTGTTTCACGCCCGCATGGCCGAGGAAGCGGGGCTGTTCGCATTTGCCGACGTGGTCGACAAGGTCACCGCCAAGATGATCGACCGCCATCCGCATATCTTCGGCGACGAATCCCGCGACAAATCCGCCGAGCAGCAGATCCGCGACTGGGAGGCGATCAAGGCCAGGGAGCGTGCCGCCAAGGCCGAAAAAGGCGTGCTGGACGGGGTAGCGCTGGGGCTTCCCGGCCTGACCCGCGCGGTGAAATTGCAAAACCGCGCCGCCCGCGTCGGTTTCGACTGGCTCGGTCCCGAGGATGTGCTGGCGAAGCTTGCCGAGGAGACGCGCGAACTGGTCGAGGCCCGGGACAGCGCCGATCACGCGCATTTGACGGAGGAGTTCGGCGACCTGATGTTCGTGATGGCGAATCTGGCCCGGCACCTGAAGATCGACCCCGAGGAGGCGCTGCGCGGCGCCAATGCCAAGTTCACCCGCCGCTTCCAGTCCGTCGAGGCCGCGCTGGCCGCCGAGGGCCGCCGCCCCGAGGACAGCGACCTGGCCGAGATGGATGCGCTCTGGGATCGGGCGAAAGCCGCCGAGCGGGCCTAG
- a CDS encoding Mth938-like domain-containing protein gives MAVMTPTEFLGAVPVDGYGPGFFRVGGTVHRGAIIVTPEGVRPWGGLGDAAALLALAGSVDVLFLGMGAEIAFPPRALTQALEAAGVMAEPMNSPSAARSYNVTLAEGRRVACALIPL, from the coding sequence ATGGCGGTGATGACACCGACCGAATTCCTGGGGGCCGTGCCGGTGGACGGCTACGGCCCCGGCTTCTTCCGGGTCGGCGGCACGGTGCATCGCGGCGCCATCATCGTCACGCCCGAGGGCGTGCGGCCCTGGGGCGGGCTCGGGGACGCCGCGGCGCTGCTGGCGCTGGCCGGTTCGGTCGATGTGCTGTTCCTGGGCATGGGGGCCGAGATCGCCTTTCCGCCGCGGGCGCTGACCCAGGCGCTCGAGGCGGCGGGGGTGATGGCCGAGCCGATGAACTCGCCCTCGGCCGCGCGCAGCTACAACGTGACGCTGGCCGAGGGCCGGCGCGTCGCCTGCGCGCTGATCCCGCTATGA
- the ccmB gene encoding heme exporter protein CcmB, translating to MKALLLRDLRLATRAGGGFGLALAFFLITCTLVPFGVGPEGGTLARIAPGILWVGALLSCLLSLDRIFALDFEDGSLDLLATAPLPLEGAVAAKALAHWLVTGLPLALAAPVFALLLHLPGPAYPWLVVSLLIGTPALSMLGAFGAAVTVGLRRGGLLMSLLVLPLYVPTLIFGAEAVRRGAAGGDPLPALIFLAAITLGVLALVPFAAAAALRVNLR from the coding sequence ATGAAGGCGCTGCTGCTGCGCGACCTGCGTCTGGCGACCCGCGCCGGCGGCGGCTTCGGCCTGGCGCTGGCGTTCTTCCTGATCACCTGCACGCTGGTGCCCTTCGGCGTCGGCCCCGAGGGCGGCACGCTTGCGCGCATCGCGCCGGGCATCCTGTGGGTGGGCGCGCTGCTCTCGTGCCTCTTGTCGCTCGACCGCATCTTCGCGCTGGATTTCGAGGACGGCAGCCTCGATCTGCTCGCCACCGCGCCGCTGCCGCTGGAGGGCGCGGTCGCGGCCAAGGCCCTGGCGCATTGGCTGGTGACCGGCCTGCCGCTGGCCCTGGCGGCGCCGGTCTTCGCGCTGCTTCTGCACCTGCCCGGGCCGGCCTATCCCTGGCTGGTGGTCTCGCTGCTGATCGGCACGCCGGCGCTGTCGATGCTGGGGGCCTTCGGTGCGGCGGTGACGGTCGGGCTGCGCCGCGGCGGCCTGCTGATGTCGCTCCTGGTGCTGCCGCTTTACGTGCCGACGCTGATCTTCGGCGCCGAGGCGGTGCGGCGCGGCGCCGCAGGCGGCGATCCGCTGCCGGCGCTGATCTTCCTGGCCGCGATCACGCTCGGGGTGCTGGCGCTGGTGCCCTTTGCGGCCGCGGCGGCGCTGCGGGTCAATCTGCGGTGA
- the secF gene encoding protein translocase subunit SecF — translation MAFRLKLVPEVTNFNFFRWQWLTFGISAVAMVASVVVVLVMGLNFGIDFKGGTTIRTESSTAFEVGDYRQALGGLDLGEIAITEVFDPSFGTEKHVAMIRIGTTDATGSVTPEQLNQVEAALKTVDPQVRFAAVESVGPKVSGELIKTAFYAVGAATLAIMAYIWLRFEWQFALGAVVSILHDVLLTVGIFSLFQLKFDLTTIAALLTTLGYSVNDTVVVFDRLRENLIKFKSMPLIDVMNLTVNETLSRTVMTAMTTALALGAMMIFGGDVIRGFVFAMLWGVFVGAYSTVYVAKNIVLWLGVKRDWTKPGAKKEQAPGEDIPAAFRDAP, via the coding sequence ATGGCATTCCGTCTGAAACTGGTCCCCGAAGTCACGAACTTCAACTTCTTCCGCTGGCAGTGGCTGACCTTCGGCATCTCGGCCGTGGCCATGGTGGCCTCGGTGGTCGTCGTGCTGGTCATGGGGCTGAACTTCGGCATCGACTTCAAGGGCGGCACCACCATCCGCACCGAAAGCAGCACCGCCTTCGAGGTCGGCGACTATCGCCAGGCGCTTGGCGGGCTCGACCTGGGCGAGATCGCCATCACCGAGGTCTTCGATCCGAGCTTCGGCACCGAGAAGCATGTCGCGATGATCCGCATCGGCACGACCGACGCCACCGGCTCGGTCACGCCCGAGCAGCTGAACCAGGTCGAGGCGGCGCTGAAGACCGTCGATCCGCAGGTCCGCTTTGCCGCGGTGGAATCGGTTGGGCCCAAGGTCTCGGGCGAGCTCATCAAGACGGCGTTCTATGCCGTGGGCGCGGCGACCCTGGCGATCATGGCCTATATCTGGCTGCGCTTCGAATGGCAGTTCGCGCTGGGGGCCGTGGTCTCGATCCTGCATGACGTGCTGCTGACGGTCGGCATCTTCTCGCTGTTCCAGCTGAAGTTCGACCTGACCACCATCGCGGCGCTGCTGACCACGCTGGGCTATTCGGTCAACGACACGGTCGTCGTCTTCGACCGGCTGCGCGAGAACCTGATCAAGTTCAAGTCCATGCCGCTGATCGACGTGATGAACCTGACCGTCAACGAGACGCTGTCGCGCACGGTGATGACGGCGATGACCACGGCGCTGGCGCTTGGCGCGATGATGATCTTCGGCGGCGACGTGATCCGCGGCTTCGTCTTCGCCATGCTCTGGGGCGTGTTCGTCGGCGCCTATTCCACGGTCTATGTCGCCAAGAACATCGTGCTGTGGCTGGGCGTCAAGCGCGACTGGACCAAGCCCGGCGCGAAGAAGGAACAGGCCCCGGGCGAGGACATTCCGGCCGCCTTCCGGGACGCGCCCTGA
- a CDS encoding DsbE family thiol:disulfide interchange protein — protein sequence MVLPVAVFLGFAGLAGWALMRPDPEAVPSAFVGREAPAVGDQTLPGKVQLTDAMLRQPGVKLVNFWASWCPPCRAEHPTLTELSKRLPVYGVDLKDPEAAASGFLSEHGDPFHALATDPRGRVAIDWGVTAPPETFIVDGAGRILYRHAGPLVREDYTARFLPELEKALAGQ from the coding sequence ATGGTGCTGCCGGTGGCGGTGTTCCTGGGTTTTGCCGGCCTGGCCGGCTGGGCGCTGATGCGGCCCGACCCCGAGGCGGTGCCCTCGGCCTTCGTCGGGCGCGAGGCGCCGGCGGTGGGGGACCAGACGCTGCCCGGCAAGGTGCAGCTGACCGATGCGATGCTGCGCCAGCCGGGCGTGAAGCTGGTGAATTTCTGGGCCAGCTGGTGCCCGCCCTGCCGGGCCGAGCATCCGACCCTGACCGAGCTTTCGAAGCGCCTGCCGGTCTACGGCGTCGATCTGAAGGACCCCGAGGCGGCGGCCTCGGGCTTCCTGTCCGAACATGGCGATCCCTTTCATGCCCTGGCGACCGATCCGCGCGGCCGGGTGGCGATCGACTGGGGCGTGACCGCGCCGCCCGAAACCTTCATCGTCGATGGCGCGGGCCGCATCCTTTATCGCCATGCCGGGCCCCTGGTGCGCGAGGATTACACGGCGCGCTTCCTGCCGGAGCTTGAAAAGGCCCTGGCGGGCCAGTGA
- the ccmD gene encoding heme exporter protein CcmD, which produces MIELGKYAATVLAAYGISLALLVGVIVQSVLVNARARRDLQEHERRG; this is translated from the coding sequence ATGATCGAGCTTGGCAAATATGCCGCGACCGTGCTGGCCGCCTATGGCATCAGCCTGGCGCTGCTCGTGGGCGTGATCGTCCAGAGCGTGCTGGTCAATGCCCGCGCCCGCCGCGACTTGCAGGAGCACGAACGCCGTGGCTAA
- the hisC gene encoding histidinol-phosphate transaminase, with product MSQNQTVIAPQPGIMEIALYQGGAAKVAGVENVVKLSSNENPFGPSEKAREAVVRAAHALHRYPNTDHASLRAAIGEVHGLDPERIICGVGSDEIIHFLCQAYAGPGTEVLFTEHGFLMYRISALAAGATPVAVRERDRVTDIDALIAGASEHTRLVFLANPNNPTGTMVGLPEIERLARALPQAIVVVDAAYAEYVEDYDGGAELATRLPNVFMTRTFSKIYGLGGLRIGWGYGSREIIDVLNRIRGPFNLSSAALDAAEAAVRDREHIARCQAENARMRAWLAEALAEKGVPSDTSCANFILARFEDQAVAEACDDYLKAQGLIVRRVGGYGLPNCLRITVGDEASCRRVAHVIGQFMAERAERR from the coding sequence ATGTCGCAGAACCAGACCGTCATCGCTCCGCAACCCGGGATCATGGAGATCGCGCTCTACCAGGGCGGCGCCGCCAAGGTGGCCGGGGTCGAGAACGTGGTGAAGCTGTCCTCGAACGAGAACCCGTTCGGGCCGTCCGAAAAGGCGCGCGAGGCGGTGGTGCGGGCGGCGCATGCCCTGCATCGCTATCCGAACACCGACCATGCCAGCCTGCGCGCCGCCATCGGCGAGGTGCATGGGCTGGACCCCGAGCGCATCATCTGCGGCGTCGGTTCCGACGAGATCATCCATTTCCTGTGCCAGGCCTATGCCGGGCCGGGGACCGAGGTTCTGTTCACCGAGCACGGCTTCCTGATGTATCGCATCAGCGCCCTTGCCGCCGGGGCGACCCCGGTCGCCGTGCGCGAGCGTGATCGTGTCACCGACATCGACGCGCTGATCGCCGGGGCGAGCGAGCACACCCGCCTGGTGTTCCTGGCCAATCCGAACAACCCGACCGGCACCATGGTCGGCCTGCCCGAGATCGAGCGGCTGGCCCGCGCCCTGCCGCAGGCCATCGTCGTCGTGGATGCCGCCTATGCCGAATATGTCGAGGATTACGACGGCGGGGCGGAACTGGCGACCCGGCTGCCGAACGTGTTCATGACCCGGACCTTTTCCAAGATCTACGGCCTTGGCGGCCTGCGCATCGGCTGGGGTTACGGATCGCGCGAGATCATCGACGTGCTGAACCGCATCCGGGGGCCGTTCAACCTGTCCTCGGCCGCGCTCGATGCCGCCGAGGCTGCCGTGCGCGACCGCGAACATATCGCCCGCTGCCAGGCCGAGAACGCCCGCATGCGCGCCTGGCTGGCCGAGGCCCTGGCCGAGAAGGGCGTGCCCTCGGACACCTCCTGCGCCAATTTCATCCTGGCCCGGTTCGAGGACCAGGCCGTGGCCGAGGCCTGCGACGATTATCTGAAGGCCCAGGGGCTGATCGTGCGCCGGGTCGGCGGCTATGGCCTGCCGAACTGCCTGCGCATCACCGTGGGCGACGAGGCCTCGTGCCGGCGTGTCGCCCATGTCATCGGCCAGTTCATGGCCGAACGGGCGGAGCGGCGCTGA
- the yajC gene encoding preprotein translocase subunit YajC, translating into MFVTPAFAQAAGAPSAGASIASFAPLILIFVIMYFLMIRPQQKRMKEHRAMVEALKKGDEVVTQGGLVGKVTAVRDNELEVEIAPGVKVRVIRSTVTGLVNRTQPAAANS; encoded by the coding sequence ATGTTCGTGACCCCCGCATTCGCCCAGGCCGCCGGCGCCCCTTCAGCCGGTGCCAGCATCGCCTCTTTCGCGCCGCTGATCCTGATCTTCGTCATCATGTATTTCCTGATGATCCGCCCGCAGCAGAAGCGCATGAAGGAACATCGCGCCATGGTCGAGGCGCTGAAGAAGGGCGACGAGGTCGTGACCCAGGGCGGTCTGGTCGGCAAGGTCACCGCCGTGCGCGACAACGAGCTCGAGGTCGAGATCGCGCCGGGCGTCAAGGTCCGCGTCATCCGCTCGACCGTGACCGGGCTGGTGAACCGCACCCAGCCCGCCGCCGCCAACAGCTGA
- a CDS encoding heme ABC transporter permease, giving the protein MSIWEYANPVKFMRTSGAILPYAVAGAALCTVSGLVWGFLTPQDYKQGATVKIIFLHVPAALMAINIWLMMLVTSLIWLIRRHHVSALAAKAAAPVGAVMTLIALITGAIWGQPMWGTWWEWDPRLTSFLILFLFYLGYIALWASVENPDSAADLTGVLCLVGSVFALLSRYAVNFWNQGLHQGASLSLAPGERMSAVYKYPLYLSMLGFFLLFLALLLVRTRTEIRRRRLAALLAREMRA; this is encoded by the coding sequence ATGTCGATCTGGGAATATGCCAACCCCGTCAAGTTCATGCGCACCTCGGGCGCGATCCTGCCCTATGCGGTGGCAGGGGCGGCGCTTTGCACCGTCTCGGGGCTGGTCTGGGGCTTTCTGACGCCGCAGGACTACAAGCAGGGCGCCACGGTCAAGATCATCTTCCTGCATGTGCCGGCGGCGCTGATGGCGATCAACATCTGGCTTATGATGCTGGTCACCTCGCTGATCTGGCTGATCCGGCGCCACCACGTCAGCGCGCTGGCCGCCAAGGCGGCGGCGCCGGTCGGTGCGGTAATGACGCTGATCGCACTGATCACCGGGGCGATCTGGGGCCAGCCGATGTGGGGCACCTGGTGGGAATGGGATCCGCGGCTGACCTCGTTCCTGATCCTGTTCCTGTTCTACCTCGGCTATATCGCGCTTTGGGCCTCGGTCGAGAACCCGGACAGTGCCGCCGACCTGACCGGCGTCTTGTGCCTCGTCGGTTCGGTCTTCGCGCTTCTGTCGCGCTATGCGGTGAATTTCTGGAACCAGGGCCTGCATCAGGGCGCCTCGCTGTCGCTGGCGCCGGGCGAGCGGATGTCGGCGGTCTACAAATATCCGCTGTATCTGTCGATGCTGGGCTTTTTCCTGTTGTTCCTGGCGCTTTTGCTGGTCCGCACCCGGACCGAGATCCGCCGCCGCCGCTTGGCCGCGCTGCTGGCAAGGGAGATGCGCGCATGA
- the dusA gene encoding tRNA dihydrouridine(20/20a) synthase DusA → MVPVQKHGIVEAARLSVAPMMDWTDSLCRRVHRLLSRRALLYTEMVTAPALVFGDRAKLLDFDAAEHPLALQLGGSDPGQLAEAARIGADWGYDEINLNVGCPSDRVQSGCFGAVLMTRPELVAECAAAMIAASPVEVTVKCRIGVDDQIPEEVLPAFIARMRDAGVRRLTIHARKAWLQGLSPRENREIPPLDYALVQRMKQAFPELHLSINGGIASLDTVRGQLRVMDGVMVGRAAYHQPWDMLGQADRLWGETPPFADPLEAAAALRELVEAHLAAGGRLHQVTRHMLGLFHGRPGARGWRRQLSEGASRARNPAEALAVYDTALSEVAAPAA, encoded by the coding sequence ATGGTCCCGGTCCAGAAACATGGCATCGTGGAGGCGGCCCGGCTTTCCGTCGCCCCGATGATGGACTGGACCGACAGCCTGTGCCGGCGCGTTCACCGCCTGCTGTCGCGCCGCGCGCTGCTTTACACCGAGATGGTGACCGCCCCGGCGCTGGTCTTCGGCGACCGGGCGAAACTCCTGGATTTCGACGCGGCCGAGCATCCGCTGGCGCTGCAGCTTGGCGGCTCGGACCCGGGCCAACTGGCCGAGGCCGCGCGCATCGGCGCCGACTGGGGCTATGACGAGATCAACCTGAACGTCGGCTGCCCCAGCGACCGCGTGCAATCGGGCTGTTTCGGCGCCGTGCTGATGACCCGGCCCGAACTGGTCGCCGAATGCGCCGCGGCGATGATCGCCGCGAGCCCGGTCGAGGTGACGGTGAAATGCCGCATCGGCGTCGACGACCAGATCCCCGAGGAGGTGCTGCCGGCCTTCATCGCCCGCATGCGCGACGCCGGTGTGCGCCGGCTGACCATCCACGCCCGCAAGGCCTGGCTGCAGGGCCTGTCCCCGCGCGAGAACCGCGAGATTCCGCCGCTGGACTATGCGCTGGTGCAGCGCATGAAGCAGGCGTTTCCCGAACTGCACCTGTCGATCAACGGCGGCATTGCCAGCCTCGACACCGTGCGCGGGCAGCTTCGGGTCATGGACGGGGTGATGGTCGGCCGCGCCGCCTATCACCAGCCCTGGGACATGCTGGGGCAGGCCGACCGGCTTTGGGGCGAGACGCCGCCCTTCGCCGACCCGCTGGAAGCAGCCGCCGCGCTGCGCGAACTGGTCGAGGCGCATCTGGCCGCGGGCGGGCGGCTGCACCAGGTCACGCGGCACATGCTGGGCCTGTTTCACGGCCGGCCCGGCGCGCGCGGCTGGCGCCGGCAACTCTCGGAGGGCGCCTCGCGCGCCCGCAACCCGGCCGAGGCGCTGGCGGTCTATGACACTGCCTTGTCCGAGGTTGCCGCACCGGCCGCCTAG
- the ccmA gene encoding heme ABC exporter ATP-binding protein CcmA, giving the protein MSLIAVRAFAVARGGLRAVENLSFAVEAGQVLVLRGPNGIGKTTLLRTLAGLQPAVAGTVEAAPDAMAYAGHADGLKPALTVSENLAFWAEVFGGHDIAPALAAMNLRDLAARPAHALSAGQKRRLGLARLLVTGRPVWLLDEPTVSLDRDSVALFAAMLRTHLGQGGAALIATHIDLGLPEAVALDLTPFRAGPAQRDARPAGFNEAFA; this is encoded by the coding sequence ATGAGCCTGATCGCCGTCCGCGCGTTTGCCGTGGCGCGGGGCGGGCTGCGCGCCGTCGAGAACCTGTCCTTTGCCGTCGAGGCGGGGCAGGTGCTGGTGCTGCGCGGCCCGAACGGCATCGGCAAGACCACGCTTCTGCGCACGCTGGCCGGGCTGCAACCGGCCGTGGCCGGCACGGTCGAGGCCGCGCCCGATGCCATGGCTTATGCCGGCCATGCCGACGGGCTGAAGCCGGCGCTGACCGTCTCCGAGAACCTGGCGTTCTGGGCCGAGGTCTTTGGCGGCCATGACATCGCCCCGGCGCTGGCGGCGATGAACCTGCGCGACCTGGCGGCGCGGCCGGCGCATGCGCTTTCGGCCGGGCAGAAGCGGCGGCTGGGGCTGGCGCGGCTGCTGGTCACCGGCCGGCCGGTCTGGCTGCTGGACGAGCCCACGGTGTCGCTGGACCGCGACTCGGTCGCGCTGTTCGCGGCCATGCTGCGCACCCATCTGGGGCAGGGCGGCGCGGCGCTGATCGCCACCCATATCGACCTGGGCCTGCCCGAGGCCGTGGCGCTGGACCTGACCCCGTTCCGCGCCGGGCCGGCGCAACGCGACGCCCGGCCCGCCGGCTTCAACGAGGCCTTCGCATGA
- the secD gene encoding protein translocase subunit SecD, with protein MLDIPFWKRLLILGLVAVGLLYAAPNLFYNRVEQHNDAIAAAERNGFESPEEAQARAGWPGILPSGLVNLGLDLRGGAHLLGEVHVQDVYKARMDGIWPELRDALVAQRDTVGAVRRVQAEDGQLAVEIGNADQMAKAVEIARGLATPVTSLTGAGQSDIAVSAQGNRLIVQLSDAERAATDDRTVQQSLEIIRRRIDEVGTREPTIARQGKDRILIQVPGIGSAEELKQLIGTTAKLTFNPVVSRTADANARPGPGNVLLPSMDEPGVFYVIEDSPVVSGEDLTNAQPSFDQNGQPAVDFRFGPSGAKRFGAYTSANIGQPFAIVLDNQVISAPVIRQAITTGSGQISGSMDVDASTRLAVLLRAGALPAKMSFLEERTIGPELGQDSIDAGRLSSVIATAAVVAYMIASYGLFGVFASVAVIVNVILILAVMSMMGATLTLPGIAGIVLTVGTAVDANVIIYERIREELRAGKRIVKAIDDGFGEAMSAIIDANVTSFIAAMVMFFLGSGPVKGFAVTLTIGLVTSVFTAIYLTRLMILFWLEWRKPKQLVL; from the coding sequence ATGCTGGACATCCCCTTCTGGAAGCGTCTGCTGATCCTCGGCCTGGTCGCCGTCGGTCTGCTCTATGCCGCGCCGAACCTGTTCTACAACCGGGTCGAGCAGCATAACGACGCCATCGCCGCCGCCGAACGCAACGGGTTCGAAAGCCCCGAGGAGGCCCAGGCCCGGGCCGGCTGGCCGGGCATCCTGCCCTCGGGCCTGGTCAACCTCGGTCTCGACCTGCGCGGCGGTGCCCATCTCTTGGGCGAAGTGCATGTCCAGGACGTTTACAAGGCGCGCATGGACGGCATCTGGCCGGAACTGCGCGATGCGCTGGTGGCGCAGCGCGACACCGTCGGCGCCGTGCGCCGCGTGCAGGCCGAGGACGGCCAGCTTGCGGTCGAGATCGGCAATGCCGACCAGATGGCCAAGGCGGTCGAGATCGCGCGCGGCCTCGCCACCCCCGTCACCTCGCTGACCGGTGCCGGGCAGAGCGACATCGCGGTCTCGGCCCAGGGCAACCGGCTGATCGTGCAGTTGTCGGATGCCGAAAGGGCCGCGACCGACGACCGCACCGTGCAGCAGTCGCTGGAGATCATCCGGCGCCGCATCGACGAGGTCGGCACCCGCGAGCCGACCATCGCCCGCCAGGGCAAGGATCGTATCCTGATCCAGGTGCCCGGCATCGGCTCGGCCGAGGAGCTGAAGCAGCTGATCGGCACCACCGCCAAGCTGACCTTCAACCCGGTGGTCAGCCGCACCGCCGATGCCAATGCCCGGCCCGGGCCCGGCAATGTGCTGCTGCCCTCGATGGACGAGCCGGGGGTGTTCTACGTCATCGAGGACAGCCCCGTCGTCAGCGGCGAGGATCTGACCAACGCGCAGCCGAGCTTCGACCAGAACGGCCAGCCGGCGGTCGATTTCCGCTTCGGCCCCTCGGGCGCCAAGCGCTTCGGGGCCTATACCTCGGCCAATATCGGCCAGCCTTTCGCCATCGTGCTGGACAACCAGGTGATCTCGGCGCCGGTGATCCGGCAGGCGATCACCACCGGCTCGGGCCAGATCTCGGGCTCGATGGACGTGGACGCCTCGACCCGGCTGGCCGTGCTGCTGCGCGCGGGCGCCTTGCCGGCGAAGATGAGCTTCCTGGAAGAGCGCACCATCGGCCCGGAACTGGGCCAGGATTCGATCGACGCCGGCCGGCTCAGCTCGGTCATCGCGACGGCCGCGGTGGTGGCCTACATGATCGCGAGCTACGGGCTCTTCGGGGTCTTCGCCTCGGTCGCGGTCATCGTCAACGTCATCCTGATCCTGGCGGTCATGTCGATGATGGGCGCCACGCTGACGCTGCCCGGCATCGCCGGCATCGTGCTGACCGTCGGCACGGCCGTGGACGCCAATGTCATCATCTACGAGCGCATCCGCGAGGAATTGCGCGCCGGCAAGCGCATCGTGAAGGCCATCGACGACGGCTTCGGCGAGGCGATGTCGGCGATCATCGACGCGAACGTCACCTCGTTCATTGCGGCCATGGTGATGTTCTTCCTGGGCTCCGGCCCGGTCAAGGGCTTTGCCGTGACGCTGACCATCGGCCTGGTGACCTCGGTCTTTACCGCCATCTACCTGACGCGGCTGATGATCCTGTTCTGGTTGGAATGGCGCAAACCGAAGCAACTGGTTCTGTAA
- a CDS encoding prephenate/arogenate dehydrogenase family protein, with translation MGRIYDRVALIGLGLIAGSMSLAMREAGLAGEIVGYARSPETRATAREIGLVDRVVETPAEAAEGADLIVLAVPVGAMGEVAAEIAPFLKPGATVTDVGSVKRAVVEAVAPHIPAGVHFVPGHPLAGTEHSGPRSGFASLFRNRWWLLTPVEGSDPAAVARLAGLIRGMGANVEEMDAAHHDLVLAVTSHTPHLIAYTMVGVADHLKRVTESEVIKYSAAGFRDFTRIAASDPTMWRDVFLQNKDAVLDILGRFTEELFVLQRAIRMGDGAHLHDYFTRTRAIRRGIIEAGQDTAAPDFGRSQSPAKDA, from the coding sequence ATGGGTCGGATCTATGACCGCGTCGCCCTGATCGGGCTGGGGCTGATCGCCGGCTCGATGTCGCTGGCCATGCGCGAGGCCGGGCTGGCCGGCGAGATCGTCGGCTATGCCCGCAGCCCCGAGACCCGGGCCACCGCGCGCGAGATCGGGCTGGTGGACCGCGTGGTCGAGACCCCGGCCGAGGCCGCCGAGGGCGCCGATCTGATCGTACTGGCGGTGCCGGTCGGCGCCATGGGCGAGGTCGCGGCCGAGATCGCGCCCTTCCTCAAGCCCGGCGCGACGGTGACCGACGTGGGCTCGGTCAAGCGCGCCGTGGTCGAGGCGGTGGCGCCGCATATCCCCGCGGGCGTGCATTTCGTGCCCGGCCACCCGCTGGCCGGAACCGAGCATTCCGGGCCGCGCTCGGGCTTTGCCAGCCTGTTTCGCAACCGCTGGTGGTTGCTGACCCCGGTCGAGGGCAGCGACCCCGCGGCGGTGGCGCGGCTGGCCGGGCTGATCCGCGGCATGGGCGCCAATGTCGAGGAGATGGACGCGGCGCATCACGACCTGGTGCTGGCGGTGACCAGCCACACGCCGCACCTGATCGCCTATACCATGGTCGGCGTCGCCGATCACCTGAAGCGGGTGACGGAAAGCGAGGTCATCAAGTATTCCGCCGCCGGCTTTCGGGATTTCACCCGGATCGCGGCCTCGGACCCGACGATGTGGCGCGACGTGTTCCTGCAGAACAAGGATGCGGTGCTGGATATCCTCGGGCGCTTCACCGAGGAGCTGTTCGTCCTGCAGCGCGCCATCCGCATGGGAGACGGCGCGCATCTGCACGATTATTTCACCCGCACCCGGGCGATCCGGCGCGGCATCATCGAGGCCGGGCAGGATACCGCGGCGCCCGACTTCGGCCGCAGCCAGTCGCCCGCCAAGGACGCCTAG